One window of the Candidatus Microbacterium colombiense genome contains the following:
- a CDS encoding amino-acid N-acetyltransferase translates to MSEYIVRPARSADVVGIRSLLQPMVEQRILLGKDLAVLYGSVQEFVVAEADGELIGCGALHVIWEDLGEVRTLLVRDDWLHRGVGRGIVDRLEANATALGLSRLFCLTFEVDFFGRRGYTPIGEQVVDPDVYSQLLRSGDAGVEEFLDLAHVKPNTLGNTRMIRVLN, encoded by the coding sequence GTGAGCGAGTACATCGTCCGACCGGCGCGCAGCGCCGACGTCGTCGGCATCCGGAGTCTGCTGCAGCCCATGGTCGAGCAGCGCATCCTTCTCGGCAAGGATCTCGCCGTGCTCTACGGTTCGGTGCAGGAGTTCGTGGTGGCCGAGGCCGACGGCGAGCTGATCGGCTGCGGAGCCCTGCACGTGATCTGGGAGGATCTCGGCGAGGTGCGTACTCTGCTCGTGCGCGACGACTGGCTGCACCGAGGCGTCGGACGCGGCATCGTCGACCGGCTCGAGGCCAACGCCACCGCGCTCGGTCTGTCGCGACTGTTCTGCCTGACGTTCGAGGTGGACTTCTTCGGACGCCGCGGCTACACGCCCATCGGTGAACAGGTCGTCGACCCCGATGTGTACTCCCAACTGCTGCGCAGCGGTGACGCCGGAGTCGAGGAGTTCCTCGACTTGGCGCATGTGAAGCCGAACACGCTCGGCAACACGCGGATGATCAGGGTGCTCAACTAA